One window of Eulemur rufifrons isolate Redbay chromosome 25, OSU_ERuf_1, whole genome shotgun sequence genomic DNA carries:
- the MTPAP gene encoding poly(A) RNA polymerase, mitochondrial, with product MAARGVGLLTRLLLCAQRRSRVQRPSFRLLCCPGTVAEDFQREEPLSGSAETGSEDKTSKKRFFEVQKERREQAQRTVLIHCPSKISEKKFLKYLSHHGPINNHFFYESFGLYAVVEFCQKESISSLQNGTRTPSMGMEAAIPFRSRFFSLKLKNPSNQTSEKSCVQSSNQLPPSSKKLFELLHYAESVDDQLNTLLKEFELTEENTRLRYLTCSLIEDIAAAYFPDCIVRPFGSSVNTFGKLGCDLDMFLDLDEIGKLGTHKSAGNFLMEFQVKNVPSERVATQKILSVIGECLDHFGPGCVGVQKILNARCPLVRFSHQPSGFQCDLTTNNRIALKSSELLYIYGALDSRVRALVFSIRCWARAHSLTSSIPGAWITNFSLTMMVIFFLQRRSPPILPTLDWLKSQADAEDKCIIEGNNCTFIRDLNRIKPSGNTETLELLLKEFFEYFGNFTFNKNSINIRQGREQNKPDSSPLHIQNPFETSLNISKNVSQSQLQKFVELARESAWILQQEDQDWPSSASNQPWGLAALLLPSIAKSKSPSKNKKEKLSSERIKNLLESIKSNRTENPTDTNGQRTISTQT from the exons ATGGCGGCGCGCGGCGTGGGGCTGCTGACACGCTTGCTACTATGCGCCCAGCGGAGAAGTCGAGTCCAGCGTCCTAGCTTCAGgcttctctgttgcccaggaacTGTGGCCGAAGACTTCCAGAGAGAAGAGCCACTTTCGGGGAGCGCGGAGACAG GCTCTGAAGACAAGACTTCCAAAAAGAGATTCTTTGAGGTGCAAAAAGAAAGACGAGAACAGGCACAGCGGACTGTTTTAATACATTGCCCAAGTAAAATCAGtgaaaaaaagtttcttaaatatttatcccATCATGGACCTATTAATAATCATTTCTTCTATGAAAGCTTT GGTCTCTATGCTGTGGTAGAATTTTGCCAGAAGGAAAGTATAAGTTCACTGCAGAATGGAACTCGTACTCCAAGCATGGGCATGGAAGCTGCAATTCCATTCAGGTCACGTTTCTTcagtttaaaattaaagaatCCATCAAACCAGACTTCTGAAAAATCATGTGTACAGTCTAGTAATCAGTTACCTCCTTCAAGCAAGAAGCTTTTTGAATTACTTCATTATGCAGAAAGT GTAGATGATCAGCTGAACACTCTCCTGAAGGAATTCGAACTAACAGAGGAGAACACTAGGCTCCGATATCTCACCTGTTCTCTTATTGAAGATATAGCAGCTGCATATTTTCCAGATTGTATAGTCAGACCCTTTGGCTCGTCAGTGAACACTTTTGGGAAATTAGGATGTGATTTGGACATGTTTTTGGATCTAGACGAAATTGGAAAACTTGGCACTCACAAG tCCGCAGGAAATTTTCTGATGGAATTTCAAGTGAAAAATGTTCCTTCAGAAAGAGTTGCAACTCAGAAGATCCTATCTGTGATAGGAGAATGCCTTGACCACTTTGGTCCTGGTTGTGTGGGcgtacaaaaaatattaaatgctcgGTGTCCGCTTGTGAGGTTCTCACACCAGCCCTCTGGATTTCAGTGTGACTTGACTACTAACAATAG GATTGCCTTGAAAAGTTCTGAACTCCTTTATATATATGGTGCCCTGGACTCAAGAGTAAGAGCCTTAGTGTTTAGTATACGATGTTGGGCTCGAGCACATTCATTAACGAGTAGTATTCCTGGTGCATGGATTACAAATTTCTCCCTTACAATGATGGTCATCttttttctccagagaagatcACCCCCTATTCTTCCAACACTAGATTGGTTAAAAAGCCAAGCAG ATGCAGAGGATAAATGTATAATAGAAGGCAACAACTGCACATTCATTCGCGACTTGAATAGAATTAAACCTTCAGGAAACACAGAAACACTAg aATTACTTCTGAAggaattttttgaatattttggcAATTTCACGTTCaataaaaattccataaatattcGACAG GgaagagaacaaaacaaacctGATTCTTCTCCTCTGCACATTCAGAATCCTTTTGAAACTTCCCTCAACATAAGCAAAAATGTAAGTCAAAGCCAGCTGCAAAAATTTGTAGAGTTGGCCAGAGAAAGTGCCTGGATTTTACAACAGGAAGATCAGGATTGGCCTTCCTCAGCCAGTAATCAGCCCTGGGGGCTGGCAGCCTTGCTGCTACCCTCCATAGCAAAGAGTAAGTCTCCCAgcaagaacaaaaaggaaaagctttcaagtgaaagaattaaaaacttgTTAGAATCCATAAAAagtaacagaacagaaaatcccacaGACACCAATGGGCAAAGAACAATTAGTACTCAGACATAA